The following DNA comes from Frankia casuarinae.
ACCACATCATCGGTGACTCCAAGGCCTCGTGGTGCTTCGTCGAGACACCCGACCACGAGCGCCTGGTCCTGTCAGCGGGTCTTCCCGCGACGCGCGTCTGGTCGCTGGACGAGGCCGTGTCGGCACTCGGCACCGCCGGTCAGTCCGTCGCGGAGTCCGAGGTGCTCCGCCGCCGGGACGCGGTCCGGGCCGACGACCTCGCGACAATCGTCTACACCAGCGGGACGACCGGCGTGCCGAAGGGCTGCCTGCTGACCCACGCGAACGTCTTCTCCGCCGCCGTCAACTCGGTGGAGCGGCTGGACCCGGTGATGCGTCCGGCCACCGGCTCGGCCAGTACCATTCTTTTCCTTCCGCTCTCGCACGTGTTCGGGCGTGTGACCATGATCGGGTGTCTGTGGGCCGGAGTGCGGACGGCCCTGCTGCCGGACCCCGGGGGCCTCGTCCCGGCGCTGCGCACCTTCCGCCCCACCTTCCTGATCACCGTTCCGTCGGCGCTGGAGAAGATGCGCAAGGGCGCGCGGGCGGCGGCGGCGGGCGGACTCTCGGGGCGCCTGTTCGCCGCGGCCGAACGGACCGCCTGCGTGCTGGGTCGGGCCCGGCGTGGGCAGGGCGGCCTGGGGCTCGTCACGCGGCTTCAGGCTCCGCTGTTCGACCGGCTGGTGTACCGCCGGTTGCGCGCGGCGTTCGGCGGGCGCCTGCGCCACGTCGTGTGCGGGGGAGCGACGCTCGACCCCTCCACCGCCGAGTTCCTCACCGGGGTCGGGGTGCACGTCCTCGGCGCCTACGGGCTGACCGAGGCCTCGACGGCCGTCAGCATCAGCGCTCCCGGGCTCGACCGGCCGGGCAGCACGGGCCGTCCGCTGCCGGCGACCACCGTCGCGATCAGCGACGAGGGCGA
Coding sequences within:
- a CDS encoding AMP-dependent synthetase/ligase, producing the protein MNILRVPGGTELPADRGLAAAVLTEVAMVADRPVLAHQVDGGWRDVTAGRFCFDVAAVARGLVAHDVGVGDRVAIMGRTGYGWAVADFAIWSIGAVTVPVYPTSSAHQVDHIIGDSKASWCFVETPDHERLVLSAGLPATRVWSLDEAVSALGTAGQSVAESEVLRRRDAVRADDLATIVYTSGTTGVPKGCLLTHANVFSAAVNSVERLDPVMRPATGSASTILFLPLSHVFGRVTMIGCLWAGVRTALLPDPGGLVPALRTFRPTFLITVPSALEKMRKGARAAAAGGLSGRLFAAAERTACVLGRARRGQGGLGLVTRLQAPLFDRLVYRRLRAAFGGRLRHVVCGGATLDPSTAEFLTGVGVHVLGAYGLTEASTAVSISAPGLDRPGSTGRPLPATTVAISDEGEVLVAGPQVSPGYWPDRTGAHEPWLRTGDLGRLDDDGYLHITGRIKEIIITTGGKNVSPAPLEDRIRLHPLVSNAIVIGENRPFVTALVTLDRAAVQAWARRGGHKLDEAAAHTDPRLVAEVSAAVDAANAQVSRAESVRKFRLLSHDFTIQGGQLTPSLKLRRAVIEEENAKEIEELYAS